Proteins encoded in a region of the Zea mays cultivar B73 chromosome 4, Zm-B73-REFERENCE-NAM-5.0, whole genome shotgun sequence genome:
- the LOC109945735 gene encoding uncharacterized protein yields the protein MVRGSMTAGHRGAGFTLAGRSAGRGTSCVIRGSRSAGRSIRGGRSVGIDIDLNAQGREDDEPIEVEAEITANNSKEKCDKADWSSMNTRTFCEICVEEVEAGNRPNGTLTTAAYKNICVKYRQRTGLLHSKTQLKNKWDLLKGLYSFWLGLNKDTGLGWDSKLGTVIANIAVDGSTSCAPGEFYDVENHETEVDGIDGVDFGTFEADCDAQYDEFASPFASGSKSTQSKRGVSTQSKKRASPTVVNSPLKRSKNPMVKVMNKIHNTLEINCNISNKVMLGEYRYESIKQCMEWAVECGATEGSLEHFMATQLFVKAEHRDVFKSFKTNEGRLLWLKRHCAKDGLC from the exons ATGGTACGTGGTTCCATGACGGCAGGTCATCGTGGCGCAGGATTTACACTGGCAGGGCGTAGTGCCGGTCGTGGCACTAGTTGTGTGATACGCGGTAGTAGGAGTGCCGGAAGGAGCATTCGTGGTGGCCGAAGTGTTGGTATTGACATCGATTTAAATGCTCAAGGTCGGGAAGATGATGAACCAATTGAAGTTGAAGCTGAAATTACTGCAAATAATTCG AAGGAGAAATGTGACAAGGCAGATTGGTCATCCATGAATACTAGAACTTTTTGTGAAATATGTGTTGAAGAGGTTGAAGCTGGTAACAGACCAAATGGAACACTAACTACTGCAGCGTATAAAAATATTTGTGTTAAGTATCGACAAAGAACTGGTTTGCTTCACAGCAAAACTCAATTGAAGAATAAGTGGGATTTACTGAAAGGGCTTTACAGTTTTTGGCTTGGTCTAAACAAAGATACAGGACTTGGATGGGATTCTAAGCTAGGGACTGTGATTGCAA ATATTGCAGTGGATGGATCTACATCATGCGCTCCAGGTGAATTTTATGATGTGGAAAATCATGAGACTGAGGTTGATGGTATTGATGGAGTTGATTTTGGCACATTTGAGGCAGACtgtgatgctcaatatgatgaatTTGCGTCTCCTTTTGCTAGTGGCAGCAAGTCAACTCAGTCGAAGAGAGGCGTCTCAACTCAGTCAAAGAAAAGAGCTAGTCCTACTGTTGTTAATAGCCCACTGAAGCGCTCAAAGAATCCCATGGTTAAGGTCATGAATAAGATTCATAATACTTTGGAGATCAATTGCAATATTTCAAACAAAGTAATGCTTGGTGAGTATAGGTATGAATCAATCAAGCAATGCATGGAATGGGCTGTTGAGTGTGGAGCAACTGAAGGATCACTTGAGCATTTCATGGCTACTCAGCTTTTTGTTAAGGCGGAGCACAGGGATGTATTTAAGTCATTCAAAACAAATGAAGGAAGACTTCTATGGTTGAAGAGGCACTGCGCTAAGGATGGCTTATGTTAG